Proteins from a genomic interval of Salinivibrio kushneri:
- the secG gene encoding preprotein translocase subunit SecG, whose translation MYEILLVIYLLAAIGVIGLVLVQQGKGADMGASFGAGASNTVFGSGGSGNFLTRMTTGFAIAFFALSLVLGNLTAHKPEAKGGFEDLSEPATQQQATPKEDEIPVDNSEIPQ comes from the coding sequence ATGTACGAAATTCTACTTGTGATTTATCTGTTGGCCGCAATCGGTGTAATTGGCCTGGTTCTGGTTCAGCAAGGTAAAGGCGCAGATATGGGAGCCTCGTTCGGGGCTGGAGCATCAAATACAGTATTTGGCTCTGGCGGCTCTGGAAACTTTTTAACCCGAATGACAACCGGTTTTGCAATTGCATTCTTTGCGCTAAGTTTGGTGCTGGGTAACCTCACTGCACACAAACCTGAAGCAAAAGGCGGTTTTGAAGATTTAAGCGAGCCTGCTACACAACAGCAAGCGACGCCAAAAGAGGACGAAATCCCTGTTGATAACAGTGAGATCCCTCAGTAA
- the glmM gene encoding phosphoglucosamine mutase produces MTERKYFGTDGVRGKVGEFPITPEFMLKLGWAAGRVLSQQGTRKVLIGKDTRISGYMLESALESGLSAAGLEAAFTGPMPTPAIAYLTQTFRAEAGIVISASHNPHYDNGIKFFSSEGTKLADEVELAIEAELEKTLTCVESAELGKASRINDAAGRYIEFCKGTFPSALSLSGLKIVLDCAHGATYHIAPSVFRELGAEVTTIGCAPNGTNINDEVGATDVRALQKHVLEQKADLGIAFDGDGDRVIMVDHLGNKVDGDQIAYIIARESLRRGELKGGVVGTLMTNMGMELALQSLGIPFARAKVGDRYVMELLQEKGWRIGAENSGHVIVLDKVTTGDGIVAALQVLASVAATGMDLKALSDGMTLLPQVLENVRFSGTVDPLQSEPVLAAKANVEQKLGEQGRVLLRKSGTEPLIRVMVEGPDTDKVHAYALEIAEAVKANC; encoded by the coding sequence ATGACAGAGCGTAAGTATTTTGGCACCGATGGTGTGCGCGGCAAGGTGGGCGAATTTCCCATTACGCCGGAATTTATGCTAAAGCTTGGCTGGGCCGCAGGTCGCGTGTTGTCGCAACAAGGCACGCGTAAGGTACTGATTGGTAAAGACACGCGTATTTCTGGTTATATGTTAGAGTCAGCGCTCGAGTCAGGGCTGTCTGCGGCGGGGTTGGAAGCGGCCTTTACCGGCCCTATGCCGACACCTGCGATTGCTTACTTAACCCAAACGTTCCGCGCGGAAGCCGGGATTGTGATTTCGGCCTCGCATAACCCGCATTACGATAACGGGATTAAGTTTTTCTCCTCCGAGGGCACGAAACTGGCTGATGAGGTTGAGTTAGCGATTGAAGCTGAGCTGGAAAAAACATTGACTTGTGTCGAGTCGGCGGAGTTAGGTAAAGCCAGCCGCATTAACGACGCGGCCGGGCGTTACATCGAATTCTGTAAAGGCACCTTCCCCAGCGCGTTGAGCCTGAGTGGGTTAAAAATTGTGCTCGATTGCGCCCATGGTGCCACCTATCACATTGCGCCTTCGGTATTTCGTGAGCTGGGTGCGGAGGTGACCACCATTGGCTGTGCCCCTAACGGCACCAATATTAACGATGAGGTGGGAGCCACGGACGTCCGTGCGTTACAAAAACACGTCCTCGAGCAAAAAGCCGATTTAGGCATTGCTTTTGACGGGGATGGAGACCGCGTCATCATGGTGGATCACCTTGGCAATAAAGTCGACGGCGACCAAATTGCATATATTATCGCCCGCGAGAGCCTTCGTCGTGGTGAATTAAAAGGCGGAGTGGTTGGTACCTTGATGACCAACATGGGGATGGAGCTTGCACTTCAGTCTCTCGGTATTCCGTTTGCACGCGCCAAAGTGGGCGACCGTTATGTGATGGAGCTACTCCAAGAAAAGGGCTGGCGAATTGGTGCGGAAAATTCAGGCCATGTGATTGTCTTGGATAAAGTCACCACCGGAGACGGCATTGTTGCGGCATTGCAGGTCCTGGCCAGTGTTGCAGCCACGGGCATGGATCTAAAAGCGTTGAGTGACGGGATGACCTTGTTGCCTCAGGTATTAGAGAACGTCCGTTTTAGTGGCACGGTTGACCCGTTACAAAGCGAGCCGGTGCTGGCAGCGAAAGCCAATGTCGAGCAAAAGCTGGGCGAGCAAGGGCGTGTACTGTTACGTAAATCCGGGACAGAACCTTTGATTCGAGTGATGGTTGAGGGACCGGATACCGACAAGGTTCACGCTTATGCGCTTGAAATCGCAGAGGCTGTGAAGGCGAATTGTTGA
- the folP gene encoding dihydropteroate synthase: protein MQITHNNLTLSLTRPVIMGVLNVTPDSFSDGGQFQHCDKAVERAMQMLADGATILDIGGESTRPGAADVDEQDEINRVVPVIEAIREQSDCWISIDTSKAAVMRAAVNAGANLINDVRALQAPGALEAAADLQVPVCIMHMQGQPRTMQAAPDYQDVVGEVKTFLAARIDACTEAGIHRQNIILDPGFGFGKTLAHNYQLLADLDAFHDFGLPVLAGMSRKSMIYKMLDKTPQDILGGSLACATLAAAKGAQIIRVHDVKETADALKVVAMTACVKNELGEEK, encoded by the coding sequence ATGCAAATAACACACAATAACCTCACACTCTCTCTGACCCGCCCCGTCATCATGGGGGTCTTAAACGTCACGCCAGATTCCTTTTCCGATGGCGGCCAATTTCAGCACTGTGATAAAGCGGTCGAACGTGCGATGCAGATGCTCGCAGACGGCGCCACCATTCTCGATATTGGTGGCGAGTCGACGCGCCCAGGTGCGGCCGATGTCGACGAGCAAGACGAGATCAATCGGGTTGTTCCCGTCATTGAAGCGATTCGTGAGCAATCTGATTGTTGGATTTCAATTGATACCAGTAAAGCAGCCGTCATGCGTGCTGCAGTCAATGCGGGTGCCAATCTCATTAATGATGTGCGCGCATTACAAGCGCCTGGGGCGTTGGAAGCGGCAGCGGATCTGCAAGTGCCTGTGTGCATCATGCACATGCAAGGACAGCCACGAACAATGCAAGCGGCCCCTGACTACCAAGATGTCGTTGGTGAGGTGAAAACGTTTTTAGCGGCACGTATCGACGCCTGCACTGAGGCGGGGATCCATCGACAGAATATCATTCTGGATCCTGGCTTTGGTTTTGGTAAGACGTTGGCGCATAACTATCAGCTTCTTGCTGACCTCGATGCTTTTCATGACTTTGGATTACCTGTATTAGCAGGCATGTCTCGTAAGTCAATGATTTATAAGATGTTAGATAAAACGCCGCAGGATATTCTGGGCGGTAGCCTTGCCTGTGCCACCTTAGCCGCGGCGAAAGGCGCACAGATCATTCGCGTCCATGATGTGAAAGAAACCGCTGATGCGCTCAAGGTGGTCGCCATGACAGCGTGCGTAAAAAATGAATTAGGAGAAGAAAAATAA